Genomic DNA from Cloeon dipterum chromosome 3, ieCloDipt1.1, whole genome shotgun sequence:
TGCCTTTTAGGACTGGCCACCTGGCAAGTGTTGTATCTGAGAAGGTTCTTCAAAGCCAAGAAGCTGATTGAGTGACCAGTTTGCATAATTTGTTAAGAACGGTGTCATCctcattaaattgttttcaattaaagttTTTTGTCTTTAAGTAAATCTCAAATTTGATGTTGGTCAATTATGATGGGCAATGTCTAATGAATGGAAGTTTATTTGATTGCCCACGTTTGTTTCtgttaaattattcttaaaaccATCTGCCTACTATTTagttatttgaaataaaactttgaaataatatactGCTAagcatcattttttataagaCATTACTTTCTCACTGGTCTAGTGCAGCCTTCATTTCGGGAGTAAAGGGCATGGCGAACATGTCATTCACCCTGGCGGCAGCAACAATctatcaaaagaaaaaaataagaattgatAACCCaaataactgaaaatttacattttcgcTCGCCACATCAATAAATCGTAAAAGCTTGCCACCTCCACTGATTTCAGTCACAAGTGTTTTCGTCTGAAAGGAAAATACCGCAATGAGTGAAGTGTCAAAGAGCACAACACAAAACATACGTGCATGTCATAAACTCGAATCGCTCCACTGCATAGCGTGACCAAAAGTAGGTTGCGGTACTTGGCTATTTTGGAAACAGAGCAATTTGCCTTCAGGAAACCCAAGTATGCACCAGTCTAAAAGATAATTATGAAGGTCAACTAAAGTTCTGGTTTGAGTCAGTTGTAAACTTGCCTTGATGTTAAAGTAGGTGACGCCATTTGATACACTTTGGCAGAAAAAGGCATCTTCATatgcaacaaaatttgttgCCACATAAGAGTAACTAAACTGCCTCAGATAAAGTCCtggaaattattcaattgaaCTATGTTTTTACATCACATGAGAATTTTAGAACCTGTGCTGGCGTCCCTTAGGCAAATCGTTTTGTCCTCAGAAGCAACGAGAAGAACATTGAGTGATCCCTCTTTTGATGCGAGTAAGGCTAATATAGCTTTCTCCCCACAGTCGAGTGTGCCTTTAGGTatgaatttctaaaaaagaCCAGGACATAAATTAATGCTGCACCTGCTGTAGGTAAATAATCGTGGTATACCTCAACATCATAAATGTAAATCGATCCATTTTTCAATCCTGCATACAAAATTTGAGCCTTGTTCACATGATCATGAAAAAACTCCAAGCACAAAATTGGACTTGCGACGTAGTGCTTTGTAACACACTGCTGACTCTGTAGACAGTTAACATACAATGTGTAAATCAAGAGGCAATACCATTGGcattgtgaatttaaaaaaatcggcttaaatttttagaactcAAAATATCTTAGttattgtttgaattctaGGCGCTCTGGTTAATTAGATATGACTTGTTTTCAAGTCATATTGATCtgcgtaattttcaattaaattaggcGCTGAAAAATCACTCTTTGATTGATCAGTAGCCAAGAAGCACAAAAAGTTTTCCACGTGAAGGACTTAAAACACGCAGGCCGaagacaataatttttaaggaaaaataccTTAAAGCCAAATATGCACAATTGCTCGTCAAGGCCACCAGAACATATTACATGTTCTTCGACTGATCCTCGGTAATATTTCACGTGCTTCAGGCAAGTGACAACATCTACATGACCCTTTAGTTCGTGCGTCTTTTTCGCCGTTTTTAAGTCAAAGCCATAGATAACTTTGTTGCTGCAGGCGACTAAAACCACGCTCGAATCTGCTACCTTCAATCAGCATTCACAGAGTTAGAAACAAAGACCACaaacaagtaaataaatacGCACCTTCATATCGTATATCTCTGTATTTAGACTTCTGATATCAAATGacactttattatttaaaatggggGGTGGTTTGTTATAGTTTGAAAAGGTTGACTTGCTTCCGTTTGAAGACTTTACGCTTTTCTTAGCAGGTCCAGGATTGGATCCCTTCTTCTGCAtgtcattttttcctttggcaGGTAGGGGATTGGAGGTTGACGGAATGGCAATGATTTCTTTTTCAGGTGAttgggatttatttttaccgcTGGAACTTTGAAGGGGGCTTCCCAAATGGATAACTGGAGGGAAAGAGGTTGAGTCTGCAGTATCATCAACTCTGGTTTGTTGACTTCCAGTCACTATTTCGTGAAGACGCTGGTAAAGTTCCATTTTTCTGgaatgttaataaaaaaattaataaaaaccaaCAAAGAACAAAGAAGTGCAAAAACTACCGGCTAATATCAGACTGGATTCTCAAATCAATGAAAACAAGCTCCTCGAGTATTTGCACTGGTTCTGAACGTTGGCAGTTTTCTGTTTCTTGGTCTCCATTGGCAACCTGGTCATTGTTGGACTGCTGGGGATCTGGACTAACGATACGGACTTCATCGTCTGCTTGCACTTGCTCTGCTGATTGGAAGATGTTGAAGCCcagaattttttccaactgaGAGATAATCTCCGGTGGAAGATCAGAAATTCCAATGGAATTGGCATCGAACGAAGCTGAATTATCAACTGAAGTTGGCGCTAAAAGTCTCCTCTTGTCCAACTCAACAGTTTTGAGTTCACGGTAATGTTTCATAAGAGCATTCAAGATTTCTTGAGACTTTACTGAATGCGGGTTGTTAACAAGAGTTTTTATTTCGTTCACACCCATAGCAGAGATTTGTTTGGCAATGTCTTCGTTCAGCTCATtcgcttttttcttctttttagaAACTTCGCTAGAGGAGCTTGTCGCTGGTCGCTTCAGGGTTTTGTCTGGCGCCTTATTGTCCTTTGGCCTTGCTTTCCCTGGCGCACCAACAGGTTTCTTTGCACTCGGCTGGCTTGTAGCTGCGGGTTTGGATTTCTCTTTTGGCAAGGACTTCTCTTTCTCCCCACTTGGTGCAACTGGATTCTTGTCAAAGTCCTGCAGTCTTCTTGCAATTTCTGCCCTTTCCTTCTCCCTGGCAGCCTCAGACCCAGGCGGCGGAGGctcctcttctttttcttttctagTCTTATCCGAAGTTTCGCTCTTTTCACTTCCATCTTCTTGAGGTCCATTGCACTGTCTCACTCCCGGTGGTGGTTGAAAGGGTAATGACAGTAAGCTTGGAGGGCGGTTGGTGAAAAGCTGCTGAAAGTTACCATGGAAATGTGGTGGTGGGAAGGGAAGCAAGCTTGGACGTTGATTGGGGCCACTTGATGTGCCAGCAGTCTGATGATAGCTTGCAAGTTGACAATAGGTTGACCACATTTGGTGTTGTAGGCCCTGATAGTACATGCTTGGCTGCATGAAGTAAGGAAGTGGCATGTATGGTTGATTCCCATTTACACTGATGTTCGCAGCAGGATAGCTTGGTGGGGCCGGAGGCTCCCATTCATCATTTCGTTGACCATCGAGGTGCTCGCCATGGCTTTCGCGATGCTTGTCTTGATTTTCGCGGTCACTGGTTGTTTCAATCGTCCGCGATGAGAGGCTTGTACCTCTCCTGTGTTTCCCTATTCAGGACAATactttttagtaaaatatactcaaacttaaaaattacaaactcaATTTGTGCCAAACATTTAAGACGATTATATGTAGATATCTTAGCCAGCACATTACTTTGCTATTTATTAAGagatcacaaaaattattatgaatttattccaaccTCTATAATTGTTGTTTCGATTTTGGCTCGATTCCCTGGAATCCCATCTACTTTTAGACAACCATCTTTTATCGCCTCTATGCCTCCTCATTTTTCGCACTTCGTTTGCCTAGCACTTCtgctttgaaacaaataaaagcacCTGTGCGCGTGTACTCATACCAACAAGTTTTTTAGTCTGTCTATTTTATCGTGTCGTCCAGATTACTACAAgcaaaaagatgaaattttgctGCAATGCAAATTAGAACTGAATTTCCGGATCTGACAAAAATTCTCATTCACTAATCTCGATTGCCGATCACCAGCTCCAGTAAAGTTAATCTGTGTGTTTgtctttttgttttgtgtaCAGCACTAGCACATGCACATGACGCTTTTAGGCCTTTGCAACAAACAAAGTGAACAAAGGCTTCCCTACCTCTGCTTACTCTGGTGGTGGTGGTTACCGCCCCCTTTGTAGCCGCTACTATTGGTGAAGCAGATGCCTTACTGATAGCCACTCACAGTGTCTTTGGCGAAAAATAACAAGTTCGTGCAAGCGGGAAGCGGGACGAGCCTGGGACTGGAGACTGAGaagaacagaaaataaatgaaacttgTGAATATGATAATGATGGCGACTTACGGCCACTGACAACTGACACTGAACTTGCGAGTACACATGTACATGTACAGAATGATTTTGAGAGTCCACATTGATGCTTTGTGATGCTTCATGCTCTCACGAGTTAAGTTAATTAGCaccagtttttttattgaggAAGATTGTGTCACAGAGCGGTTCAGCGACAGAAACAGCGTAGGTAGATACATAATCGTACCGTTCTTTGTCTGCAGTGTTCTGGTTGTGCACATCTTAcattatgtatgtacatacacCTTTTTAATCTACATATTATTTCAGCGTCGATCTTAGTATGTAATGCATAATTTAAGGTGTATGTGTATCATGTATGGAAGAaattacagtttctgccggatTATGTACATTTCTCGGCAAGTTCATATGAGAATCCCGCAAAGTATGGGtggctaaaatttaaagtcgCGGTGAAAAGTTTAACTTTTCTATTATGTGctcatattatttgtttaattgtgcTGTTACATGTTTCAGAATACAAATCATGGCGGAGGCTGTAATGATCTATAAAGAACTAGTCGATAGTTCAAagccttttgaatttttgtcattGAGGACTCACTCACCAGAGCCGCGTCCACGCAAAGCAAAACATCAGTACTACGAAAATTTTAGCAGGATGACTGAAGATCATGATTATGTTAAAGAATTCGCAGAAAAAGAAGACAGGCTTCTTCAAAAGCAAGTGGTAAAGTATTTTGTACTCTGATCTCCTCAAACCCATATTTAAACTTAAGTTGCAGGGCCATGACTGTGCCAAAGAAAGTTCTATTGATCGTGGCCACACCAATGGCCTTTGGGACATTGAGAGTACAACTTGCTCTGTCGATCTAAGTGACCCAAAACTTCTGGCCCAGAAATACAGCTCTAGCCGTCCACGCAGTAACCTCACCATCAACCTAAAACAGCGAGAAGTTAAATCAATTGCTTGCTTTTTCGCCCTTAATTTTGAGACcaaaatttgtacatttttagATATCAAAGTTAATCAAGGAGAATGCAGTTGTTGTGGTGGAAGGCCCAACTGGCTGTGGAAAGTCCACTCAGGTGCCCCAGATTGTTCTTGATGATAGTTTCAAAGACAACCAACCTGTCAACATTGTTGTCACTCAGCCAAGAAAGATTGCTGCATTCAGTGTTGCAAAGCGAATTTGCGATGAAAGAAATTGTGTATTGGGCTCCTTGGTCGGGTACAAAGTATGAAAcactctaattaaatttaagaaaaaggaCTTAAAGATCTTTATCCCAAAGGTTGGTCTGAAATCAACTATCTCTAAGGACACGCGATTGACAGTTTGCACAACCGGTGTACTACTGCAGCATTTGGTCTCCAAGAAGCATATGAATGATTTCACGCACGTGATTCTTGACGAAATTCATGAAAGGGATCAGGAGCTAGACTTCCTCATGCTTCTAGTGCGAAAGCTTCAAAGAACAGTGTCCCGTCATGTGAAGGTTTATTATTGAtagtatataatttttcatttaaaaatttaacctcTGCGTGTGTCCGCAGGTTGTTCTGATGTCTGCAACTTTTGACAGTTTAAAGATTTCCAACTACTTCCGCTTTGCGACGTCGGCAGACATCAAATGTGCACCAATCTTGAAGGTCGATTCCAAACCTCAGCACAATGTGGATGTATATCACATTCGGGAAATTAACGCACTCCTTGGGAAAGATGAGGTTttgttaatataatttatattggaAATGCGTGACCTCATTTTCCAActgcatgatttttattaaaggtgTGTTCATATTCCATCGCAAATCCCATGTACTCAAAACATATGATGGACGTGGTTGTGCAATTGATCTCAAGGCTGGATGAATTTGAGTGCAAACGCTCTGTGAAAGGGAAGGGAGCTGTCCTGGTGTTTTTGCCTGGAATTCATGAGATTGAAGACACATATGATGCATTGATCAATTTCAATGagtaagttaaattatttttaatatcagagAGGATCAGTATTTTAGCTATCCTAGCGGGGTTCATCGCAAAGTATCTCAACATCCATttagattgaaaaaattatgagaaaGACAACACCAGAAGAGGCTTAAAGTTTCATGACAGAGTATTTTACAGAGATCGCAAGTTTGAGTGGAAAATCCATGTGCTTCATTCATCTGTCACGCGAGATGAGCAGTTGAAAGCGTTCCAGAAAGTGCCTGCAAACTGCCGCAAAATCCTTCTTTCTACAAATATTGCAGAGAGCGCTGTCACTGTTTCTGATGTTACCTATGGTGAGAATTAGCtgcactttaaattttgctatttgcAACAATTCTTTGCAGTGATTGACTCTTGCCTGGTGAAACAAATGGAAACAAAGCTTGACACTTGCACCTCATGCTTGGCTCTGAGCTGGGCGTCAAAAGTGAATTGCAAACAACGTAAAGGAAGAGTTGGCAGAGTTGCTTCAGGAACGGTTTTTAGACTCatttcaaaggaatttttcatGGTCCGTCATTTGTTgtgcatgaaattaaatactcAAGCTATGCCGTACTAGACCTTGCCAAATGAGCAGTTGCCTGAGATGCAGAGGTGCCCACTTGCTAAGCTTGTGCTGTTAGCCAAGCTCTTGGACCATGGAGAGCCTAAATGCATTTTGGCTCTTGCGCTTGATCCTCCCAAGTTATCAAACATTGAGATGACAGTGTTGACCTTAAAAGAGgtattttaatgttgaaaatcaatttcaaactttttgatttgtaaaaaaacatcCTAAAATGCTTCATGTCCAGGttgccttaaatttaaataattttattcctctgATTTTTACCACAGACTGGAGGACTGCTGATTGATAATTCCGAAGGAAGACCTGACAGGACTGATGGTGAATTGACCTTCTTAGGAAAAATCATGGCCAAGCTGCCAATCGACATTCACCTCGCCAAACTAGTTGTGTTTGGGCACATTCTAGGAGTGTATCAAAGCAGTTTGATCATTGGTATCACTCTCAATAAACAGCAATATTCACAAGAAATATTCATTAACCATCTTTTCGCAGCGGCTGCTATGTATGTGAGGAATTTTTTGGCATCGTCTTTCCATGACAAACTAGAATCATACTTGTCAAAGCTCTCCTGGGCAAATGGGTCAGGAAGTGACTGCATCGCCCAACTCAATGCGTTTAAGGTATTCATTgtgctatatttttattttttctttgtccCTTATAGACATTTTAATCCCAGACTTTGATGTCTTACAAATCATCGGGTTTCTTCAACCGTAACCTGCCATTTGTCTCTGAAGAAAATTGGGCAGGCGACAATTTCATCCAGTTACGATACGCAAGGGAGATTGCAGATTTGGCAGAAGAGCTTGACCTTCGTCTCAAGACTATGGGCTTGGTTGTGAACTCAAAATCAGTGTCGCATAATTTGCTCAGCGCTGAACAAGAAATCCTGCTGTTGAAGGTATGTGGTGCCTTGTGTATTTTggattcaaaatatatatatgtgtgtctGGAGCTTAGGTTGCCATTTCCGGGGCCTTCTACCCGAACTATTTCCAAACCTACCCTTCTGATGATGCTGGCAGGGATGAGGATATCGTCCGATATGTGGGAGGGTTTGACCCTCTGAGCTCAGTTTACTTCACCAATTTTCCACTTGATCAGCCAGGAAAATTGTATGCAAAACCTGTGAAGAAGTATCTGGCGAATTGCGCTGATGCAATGAACGTTAACTTTAACAGCTCTTCGTAAGTGCATAGGCAACAGTCATGTCTAACAGCATTTTCTAGGAAACGATTTACAGGAAAGTGTATGTTCAGTTTGGAAAGGTTGAAGACAGCTTTCGCCTGCCAACTCAGGTTTCCCTTGCAGTATACAAAGCTGTCAAGCTGCGACAAACCACCCACAAGTTGAAGCTTGATATTCTTCCGTTAGTACATTTCATCCTTCTCCAGAATAAGTATATAACTTAACAAAGAAGTTGGAACTAATTGAGTTATatcaaatttatgtttgataaaaaagccTATACAtccctttattttttatttattttttttttttattaatctagGGAAGAGGCTGCTAGAAGGAGAAGTGCTCAGCTACCAAAGGAGCCTATCCTTAATGTAGCCATGAGAAGCATCATGGAAATGCGAAAGATCTGCAACATCCAGCCTATACTTCCTGCTCTACATACTAAAACCATGAAGCTGAAAGTGACCCacgtataaatttaatataacgtcataatattatttaatttaaaatttttaattaacaattttcagaTTGAAACTCCAAGCAAGTTTTTCTGTCAACCACAAGATGTTAAAACCAGCTTGCATTTAGAATCTCTGCAGTCTTCTCTGAATGACACTGATGCAGATTTTCGGGCTCTTTGTGGACAGCCCCAGGTTGACAAAGTCTATGTGGCcaattgcaaattgaaaaatcagaaattcagAGCCAGAGTCGTTGCGTTGCTGCCTTGTAACTCATGCGAGGTTGGTATTATgcgttgttttaattttgctttgtaGACCTTAAAACTTGTGTGTTCTAGATTATCTTGATTGACTTTGGGAACACCCAAATCGTAAGCAACAAGGACCTATTTGACCTCGGACCAGCGCTGAAGATTTCTGGCTTGGTGAAAATCCCGCAGCTTGCATTTGAGTGTAGACTCACCAATGTTGGGCCAATTGAAAGTGCTTGGAGCTCAGAAGCGATTGGTCTCTTCTCTCGCTCAGTTACAGAAGGTCACTGCACAGCTGAGATTTACTCTGTGGTGCACAGTGTTGTCAGTGTCATCCTTACCAACATCAGTGGCAAAGTCTTGAATGATGAGCTTGTGGCAAAAGGATATGCTCTCAAAATTCCAGAAACTTTCTTTTCCAAGGTATTGATTTGAATTGTAGCTGTTGGTTTTTCATGTCACAGCTTTGTTAGGAGAACCACCAGGCCCGTGTAAATTGCACTACTTTGACTCCTCTTGAAGTTAGTTTCCATCTGAAGAAGCAATACAAAAGTGACTGGGTTCAGGAAGAAGACCAAGAGCTTGAAGAGCCAAAACCTTCCGAGTGTACTGCTGAGGTAAAAACgttatattttatgcaaacattttttgcttataCTTTGTGCAGGCTAAACTGAGAGGACCTTTTAGTCCTCTAGAGGCTGGTGTCAAACACACCACAAGGAGCGGCCTGCAGATGAAAATCAGCATTGAGCGAAACTCTGTCAATTCCGTTCTCCTTAGCGATGACAACAGTGCCAGCAGGTTTGTTTACCTTGATTTTCTATTGCTTTCCTTGAATATTCCTTGGACCTGATATAATTTCTAAGTCCTGAAATATCATATGATACTGTGCCGGCACACATTACTGTCAACCAGGTAGCCTAACTATAACAGGTCTTACaggaagaataatttttatcagtgtttattgaatttaaatttcatgaaaataatattgagtCAAAATAACTTAACTTCAGATTCCTGGTTGCTGGACTAGTTCAAGCAAGTCACGGAAAGCCTAACCTGACCTTGCATGATACAACGCTGATGCCAACGATTCCCGGCCTGCTCGCGCTTGCTAGCATGATCTTCGCCCCTAAGATTGAGTTGCGGAGGCAACCTGGAGTGAAGCACTTCACAGGAATGATCTGTGGATTGGGAACCgagaaaaaaagcagaaatgcgCTCTACCCAGAACATGACATGGAGCAAGTCTTTGATGTTGAATTCACCCTGGAAGATATGAGGGATGTACGTATTTGATGTTGTATTGCTATATACTATTGTCATCaatgtataaaatttttgtagaattttCCCATTCTCATAGTGACGTTTTAAGCTGTCAccacattaaatattttaatacatataatttattgtgtcGTAGATTAATCGACTTCGTTTCTGGTTCAATTTGGCTCTTTCGTCAGGGGAAGGAGAAGACAAGTCCATTAATCACATCTCTGATATTGAAATGTACCAAAAGCAGAGCCAGACTCTTCTGCTGAGGTTTGACTATAAATTTAACATGCAAATCTGTTTCTTATCACGTTTCTTTAAAGTTTGCTTTCCAAATCTCGGAACAATGTCAGACCAGTCATGTTCAACGATGCATTCAACTGGAGGAAGGTGGACAAAGATCAGGTGTTACGTTTCGCAGATAGTTCTCTTGCCAAGAGCAACAGAATTTATCCGTTCCACACTGCTGTTCTCTTTGAAACAGATGATACCAGGAAGTTCAAAAATCACAAGAAGGAAATGGAAAAGCTGCAGCAACTTTCCCTCATGTATGTTTGCATTGTCAAGAGATATGTTATCTTGATAAGAAATTTTCAGGCCAACCTTGCGAAAGAGACAGGTGCACTGCTCCATATGCAGGGTGACTCTTTTCACCATGGACGAGCTGAGGATGCATCTGACAGTTGAGCAACACATGCAGGCTTGGCGTGATCTGCTGCTTCATCAGGGAAGGtcagaaattatttagttGGTGGGTGTTTCATAATTGGATTATCATTTAAATGTATCACGactattttgttcaattttatttcttatgtCTTTCGGTTAGTAGAATATCAATTACATATTTGCTACTTACAAATGTTAACTGCCAATTATTGTGTAGGAAGTTATGGAATCATATAACTGGCTTGCTGATAAATGCAAAGTATTATGCTCTTTATTACCGTCAcaacatttataaaataaagtcTGTTGTCCTCTAAGGCCttggttaattattttaaatgcaccACCATTTTATGCTGATTCAATATCTCCTCAGTACTACACTACGTGCAATTTTACCGAGCGGACAGGGAAATATTAATTCCGTCTGTGTTAACCAGGACAAGTTCGCCTAGCAGGTTGAGATCACTCTCGGGAACAGGAGACTGCACTCTGAAGTTGCATAATATTTCTGACATCATTATCTTCAGCTTCATCATCGCGAATCGTTGccctaaaatcaaatttcaatcatGTTTCTATGGTTGAATCAAGGACAAGAAGCTCAGTTGAATTGTGCTTATTTGCGTTTCATTGAAAAAGTCTTTCTTGATGTGACTTACCAATGCAATTTCTCGAACCAGCGCTGAACGGAATGTACGCAAACGGATTTCTCGTCGCACTCTCATCACTTGCGAAGCGTTCGGGAATAAATTTGTCTGGCTCTGGGAATTGGCGCGGATCGCGGTGCAGCAAGTAGAGATTCATGAGTATTGTCACGCCCGTTGGGAGCAAATGGTCACCTGTGATAGAAATAGAGTaaatagatattaaaaaataagatttaaaatggTGATTAGAGTCGAGCGCTCGGTATTTGATTCTCTGAACGCAAGGCCtaaacaaagcaaaaagctTTAAATGTTCTCACAAATCAGCTTTTTTACAATCACAATATTTGTCAAATCTGCATcatgattttggttttcctcACACTTGCCTTTTTCtgtatttaataatatcaGGTATATTTAGCTTGAAAAGCTAACAAACAGCTGTTTCAGGTTTGCAGACTTTGAAACGAGTTGACTaaaaaggtaatttaaaatgttgcgGCAAGGGCAATAGTAAGGTTGTGCAAGCGAATTCTGGCCAGTCAACAGTCCGTATGATGTTGCCAAGCGGATGAATTTGATTGCGtgatatttcaattataatgACAGGTGAGACCGCAAAAACTCTACAGGCCCTCCTCTGTGGTTTCAGTTAGCTGGttcaagttaaattttgaattcacaatttttctaaCGTACATATTTTCCCTACTAATCTTAGTAATTAGTTATTTCTTGTGCTCCGACTGAATAACAACAATTTGATTCTGACCTTTTGTTTATGTTCAAACGTGCTTTTAAACCCGAAATTAAAgtttgcaattcaattaaacattcggtcttttttatattcagtGATTTTGTGAAGGGCGTTTGCGttcactaaatttaaatattataaggCCTCTGCACTAATGCGATTATAGCTACTGCTATTACGCAGCTACGTAAATTTATATGCGCgctcttgatgaaattcttaTAGTGAGCAATTTAGCACTTCTTGTGGTCATTGTCGACCCGTTGCGAAAACCTTCTTGTAAATTTCACACTCATGGCAACAGCATTGACATTGaccttgaaataataaatgagcTTCTCGACCCATAAAATCGTGTCTAGACTGGATTCATGTGCCGCCTCACCTCTAAGACCACATTCCAAAACTTCGAAAGCTATAAGCTAACGTGTACCGTCCCCCGCGTCTTATTtgcatatattatatacaCACAACAATCCAATAGAAAAATGATGCTCACCAATTTGCAGTGGGCTTTGGAGGTCTCGGGCAATTAAAGGTACAACTGGGTAGAGCCGCATCACCTCTTTAATGCAGCAGTCCAGATAGTGCAATTTCTGTGTGGCTTGAAAGTTGAGGATGCCGTCTGGCGTCTCGGATTTCACGCTGTTCACCTCCTCCACAATTCTATCCTGCAAATCAagcgcaaaaaattgaatttaaaagttgtaatAAGCAGCTAGTTTATTTCATTCCTATCACGAACTGAGCATTGAAGACTTCCCTTTTTAGCCATccagaaatttttgttctcacTTTACATAATGGaacatatttgattaaataaatttaaatgaaaatcaattaggTAACCATTGTCGGCAAACATGAAAACATTCTACCTGTTGCTTGTACCttttatgaacaaaatattttttgaattaatcatCCAGTAACATTTCGATTTGTGAGACCAGAATTATAATATGCGCAGCTTTTGTACATTTTGTATGGGCTTAGGTTCAATAAGTTCAATGTCTCTTTTCAAGGGCGCGACGTCTGCCAGACGTATTCAATTCGCGTCAAAAGTAAGTAGTGTTACTCGCAACACGATTCGGCGGTTGTTGCTTGACTTGCGTAACATTTCTTGGTTCATCGTAATATTGACCTTACATTTAAAGAGCTGTTCGCTTCAATGGAGGGCTTGAAATCCACGATATAGATAAGTCGAGCTTTTTAACTGAAAGCTTGGTTCATTGGCCATcaattaaatatgcaaattattcgcccactttattattatttacttatttatgTACACTACACCCGCGGAAGTTAAATGCACTTTGCCATAAGCAGAATCGTTGCCAAAATTGGTACCGCGTATACGCATCAGATGGTAGTATAGTGAAAA
This window encodes:
- the spn-E gene encoding ATP-dependent RNA helicase TDRD9 isoform X2, whose product is MAEAVMIYKELVDSSKPFEFLSLRTHSPEPRPRKAKHQYYENFSRMTEDHDYVKEFAEKEDRLLQKQVGHDCAKESSIDRGHTNGLWDIESTTCSVDLSDPKLLAQKYSSSRPRSNLTINLKQREISKLIKENAVVVVEGPTGCGKSTQVPQIVLDDSFKDNQPVNIVVTQPRKIAAFSVAKRICDERNCVLGSLVGYKVGLKSTISKDTRLTVCTTGVLLQHLVSKKHMNDFTHVILDEIHERDQELDFLMLLVRKLQRTVSRHVKVVLMSATFDSLKISNYFRFATSADIKCAPILKVDSKPQHNVDVYHIREINALLGKDEVCSYSIANPMYSKHMMDVVVQLISRLDEFECKRSVKGKGAVLVFLPGIHEIEDTYDALINFNEDRKFEWKIHVLHSSVTRDEQLKAFQKVPANCRKILLSTNIAESAVTVSDVTYVIDSCLVKQMETKLDTCTSCLALSWASKVNCKQRKGRVGRVASGTVFRLISKEFFMTLPNEQLPEMQRCPLAKLVLLAKLLDHGEPKCILALALDPPKLSNIEMTVLTLKETGGLLIDNSEGRPDRTDGELTFLGKIMAKLPIDIHLAKLVVFGHILGVYQSSLIIAAAMYVRNFLASSFHDKLESYLSKLSWANGSGSDCIAQLNAFKTLMSYKSSGFFNRNLPFVSEENWAGDNFIQLRYAREIADLAEELDLRLKTMGLVVNSKSVSHNLLSAEQEILLLKVAISGAFYPNYFQTYPSDDAGRDEDIVRYVGGFDPLSSVYFTNFPLDQPGKLYAKPVKKYLANCADAMNVNFNSSSKVYVQFGKVEDSFRLPTQVSLAVYKAVKLRQTTHKLKLDILPEEAARRRSAQLPKEPILNVAMRSIMEMRKICNIQPILPALHTKTMKLKVTHIETPSKFFCQPQDVKTSLHLESLQSSLNDTDADFRALCGQPQVDKVYVANCKLKNQKFRARVVALLPCNSCEIILIDFGNTQIVSNKDLFDLGPALKISGLVKIPQLAFECRLTNVGPIESAWSSEAIGLFSRSVTEGHCTAEIYSVVHSVVSVILTNISGKVLNDELVAKGYALKIPETFFSKENHQARVNCTTLTPLEVSFHLKKQYKSDWVQEEDQELEEPKPSECTAEAKLRGPFSPLEAGVKHTTRSGLQMKISIERNSVNSVLLSDDNSASRFLVAGLVQASHGKPNLTLHDTTLMPTIPGLLALASMIFAPKIELRRQPGVKHFTGMICGLGTEKKSRNALYPEHDMEQVFDVEFTLEDMRDINRLRFWFNLALSSGEGEDKSINHISDIEMYQKQSQTLLLSLLSKSRNNVRPVMFNDAFNWRKVDKDQVLRFADSSLAKSNRIYPFHTAVLFETDDTRKFKNHKKEMEKLQQLSLMPTLRKRQVHCSICRVTLFTMDELRMHLTVEQHMQAWRDLLLHQGRSEII